The genomic interval ttctccccctgaggaggtgaacacgctacctgagtttgttcaggacttcgctgatgttttctctaaggaggcctccgaagtgttacctcctcatagagaatacgattgcgcaatcgatttggtaccaggagctaagctccctaagggtaggatatttaatctctcttgtcccgaacgtgaagccatgagagagtatatccaggaatgcctggccaagggttacattcgcccctctacttctccggtaggtgctggcttcttcttcgtagggaagaaggatggtggtcttaggccatgcattgactaccgtaacttgaataaggtcactgtaaggaaccagtatccccttcctttgattcctgatctctttaatcaggttcagggggcccaatggttctctaagtttgatctacggggggcgtataaccttatccgcatcaaagagggggatgagtggaagactgcgtttaacacgcccgaaggtcatttcgaatacctcgtcatgccctttgggttgtgtaatgctcccgcggtcttccagaatttcataaatgagattttaagagatttacctgggggtatttcttgtagtgtaccttgatgacatacttgtattttccaaggactggtcctcccacattgagcatgtcaggaaggtgctccaggtccttcgggaaaacaaactgtttgcaaagaccgaaaaatgtgtgtttggggtgcaggagataccatttttgggtcaaatcctcactcctcatgaattccgcatggaccccgccaaggtccaggctgtggtggaatgggtccaacctgcctccctgaaggcgttacagtggttcttggggttcgctaattattacaggagatttattgctaacttctcggtcatcgctaagcctcttacggatctcactcgcaaaggtgctgatctcctccgctggcctcctgaggctgtccaggcttttgaggtccttaagaagtgctttatctcggccccggtgctggttcagcccaaccaaatggagccatttatcgtggaggttgacgcgtccgaggtgggagtgggggctgtcttgtcccagggtaccaggtccctcacccatctccgtccctgtgcctacttctccaggaagttttcgcccactgagagtaactatgatattggcaaccgcgaactcttagccattaaatgggcatttgaagagtggcgccacttcctggcacctatcgtgcacttattgagcgtagggaccgtcgcccagttgtaccctgtcgcctagggcgggtcgttgcaagtaggcagggactgagtggtgggtagattagggttcacttgtctgtttccctacccccatcattacaaatgcacatattgtaaatatacagactgcagtaatgttagcatACCCATGAAAACACATGTTCTGATATTTGCTTTTAActattttcttccttttttcaAGTTGAGTAGACCATATACAGACAACTGCCAGTGAGCTTATATTCATTtacgttttatatttttctgttcgAGGAAATATATactatgtatttttcttttttgatttctttctgtgtttttttattataaagaGCATTTTATGTGCAACGCGTGTTTCTCGCCATGTCTATGTCCTATTAGCGTTGGGCTATATTGTTAATAATGGTTCCATAAATTCTTTTTGCCTCCTTCCAGTACATATATTTATCTTCACTGGAGATTTAGCCTCAGGGGCATTGTTTATAGTACATTCCTACaactgttctatttttttaaatgtgtgcACGTAGAGCTGAGTCATATGTTCTATTTACCCTAGTTCCATCCGGAACCTTGAgggttattttttttctgcatctcAGATAGCTACAGGTGTCTCACAGAACCACTCCGCCCCAATCACTGATTTGGGATATAGACCAGAGAAGCACACGTCGCAGATGTATttttgccatgaataagaacacggCTAgttttcgaaacgcgtaggctcgggcatcttcccttaactggttgccgacctgtgtgacagccgtctgtgcgcgcgatcgagagcggggcaacggctgtaatacacagccacggccccgctctgacagcggagaggagagaaacatcttctctccgccgttaaccctttgaacgccgcaatgAAAGCCgattgcggcgttcaaagaggggggactgcacattgatcgcgtcacagaaaataactgtgacgcgatcaaagcccaaaactcgtatggccagacagcccagggtccattgaaggaccccagggctgtctgaacatatttcctgttgttagggcataatgaggtatgccctaacaactgcctgtgtacaatcagtacacaggctaatgtactggcatatagatctatgccagtacattacagttacaaaatcaaaatgataaatccctttatgggatttaaaaaaaaagttaaatgaatgaaattttttttttatgataaataaaaagtttaaaaaatacacaaacacattttttataataaataaactttttaaaatataagtcccaaaacatgaaataatatagacatatttgataTTGCTACGACCGTAACAACCCGTACAACAAATGGatgacattatttatgatgatcggtgtatggtgtaaaaaaaagagttattaaaactgcagcggaactgcttttttttttttttctgcattttcgccaaaataaaaatttatagaaattaagcgataatgtatttgtaccaaaaaatggtacctacataaagtacaactcgtcccgcaaaaaacaaagtctcatacaactacgtcgtacaaaaaataagagttatgagcgtcgggatgcaaagaggggaaatgtaaaaaaattgctctgtcctcaaggccaaaattggccgtgtccttaaggggttaagaaaccacCTTGATACTGCATCtctctatttttatttatattttcataccaataaaagtgggaacactgAATCCCTTTTAATAATCACAGCGCTGGGTCAATCCTTCTTTCAAttttctgtgtgtgtatgtggctgcacatagcgatatagctatatcgatatctgcagagtaaatgaatggagagaagtgtatggcgctgattggtcactgattggtcagcgtcatacacttctccacaacgcccagttggccattaagaaactcattagcataaagctaaaataggttataactccgtcaaaaatgatcgtttttctaaataaaaaacactgctgtaatctacattacggcaccgatcacatcatgtacaatataggccacttaaagaggctctgtcaccacattataagtgtgcaATCAATTCTGTATATGTCGCGAACAATGTTACCAGCAAAGTACCTCCACAAATGTACTCCCCTCCCCCACGCTTCATGGTGGGAACAACACATGCAGATATAATTTGTTCACATTCTCTGTGTCTAACTGAGATACTGAAGTTAGAGCCACAAATCTCAAATCTGGACTCCTCAGACCAAAGGACAGGTTTGCACTGCTCTAATGTCCACTGCCTGTGGTTCCTTTGCCGAAGTaaatctcttcctcttatttgtcTCCTTCCGTTGtggttttcttgcagaaattctaCCATGCTGGCCTGATTCACAGTTTGGTATGTGGcatcaagacattagcagcagatctttTCAGTCCTGTAAGTTGCCAGCCGAGTGTCCTCCATGCAACGGACTTGATTTTCCAATGCATTTGAAAAATGCTCGATcgtattgagatctggggagtttggaGGTCAAATCAGCACCTTGATCTCTTGATCCCATGACTTATGACCCTGTTGCcggttcaccagttgtccttccttgggccAATTTTGATAGGTATTAACCACGGCATACCAGAAACACTCTACAAGGCCTGCCATCTTGGAGATGCTGTGACCGAGTTGTCTGACCATCATATATTGGCCCTTGCCAatgcacttcacctgtcagtggttttaatgttatggctgaacgttgTATGACCTTAATATCAAAGTACGAAATGAAAAGTCCTTCAAAATGTAAGACAAAAGTTAAATTTTGGTGCAACTAATGAACAAATCTCCCACAACCTGAACAGGCTTTTAATTGGCTAAAAGATGCCGTCTTTGTGCACGTCTAAATATGTTTGTAATGTAACAGCAAAAGGTATCGTGACCGTGTTCGGCACCTTCAAAAACTTCTATTCATTTCATTGAGCACACATGCATGCTTTTGGTTTACTTAACATAGGTTTTGGGGGTTTTTTGTTGCAAAAAAaggctgaattttttttaatggcgtCTTTTACGTGCCATTAAAAAACGCCACTTATCCCAAAAGTGCTATAAATGTAGACATTCTCATATTTTTCTATAGATTTTCAACTAACATCCAGCCCcataattttagcaaaaaaaaccaaaacaaacaccgcaaaaaatgcgGCTAAACGCCCAATATCTACGCCCCTGCACTTGTTATTACATATTATTTTATTAATACGCTCATCCCTACTTGTTCATCAGTATATGTAGTTATGGGCTCAGGTAAAAACAGGAGTCTCTTCATGAAATTTCTCATTACATATTCTCCAAAAACAGTTGTTATTTATCGTCATGACATATGTGAAATGTCATAGAGGATTTTAGCAAAAAGTatgtggaaaaaaatatatgtattcaATGTACTCAACTCAATTTTCTTCTCATAACATTGCAAACTGCCATTCCTTCTAGTATGTGCCCTGGAGCAGGCACACAGCACTGCCAGGGTAAAAGGTCTCACATGGTATACAGCATGCCCTCCGTCCCTAGACTCAAAGGGAAACCTAAGGGAGCGTCTGCCAATAATACCTCCTAATGGTGCACTGCAGCAATTCAATCTCCGGAGCCCTCACACTCCTCATACAACACAGTTGTTCCTGTTTTAGGAGGAAAGTAACTTGTAGACGCTCTCTTACGCAAGGTCTACTTGTGTTTAGTATCTGGGCCTGGGGTGATGATGACGATATTGGGTAGCGTTACATGCGCCCTTCGTTACACGGTCTACCGTACAGCATCCTACCTCAGAACGGTAAGTGAATGGGGACCCGAAGGTAGCTGGTTAACAGGTTAGCGGGTTGCTTGTGGTTGGAGGTCAGCGCTGCTGATGCCATTCCTGTGAGGAGACCTGCAGATAGTGGAATCAGGAAGCAACCTACAGGCTGGTAGGTAATGTGCACACATGCCGAAATAGTGGAGCATCCCCAGTCTTGCCATCTGATGCCACTATTGGAGGGACTGCCCCTGCTTTTGTCCCTCTGTCACTCTTTGCTCTTGAAATATTCCTCTTTTGGAACAAGCCCTAGTTATTTGTTCCAGAAAGTGTTGCTGAATATTCATCGCTGCCTGATGTATGTACAATTTCCTATTCTGTAATGTGTACATAAATGTAAAAACTTGTACAAAAAAAATCatcttgatcggtggggtccaggCGCTAATAAGGCCCGTTTACACAGGTCAAAGATTGGGCAAACCAGTGTTCACACAAATCTTCGTTCCAGATCATTGCGCTTGTTCGTTGGCCGATCGCATATTTTACGCCGACCTAAAAATcctcattgtcagcagcacatctccttgtgtgaaCAGGGGATGTGCTACCAGCGATGTGTAGCCAATGGTTAATAAGATCGTTCAGTCTTTATACAGTTTAAAGGGCCCTCAAACAAGCGCTGATCGACCTGTTATTATCGGCACAGATTATGGGCCGAAATCTGCCCGTGTTCAAGGGAAACTGTCGGCAGTTTTGAGCCCTCAAAACTGGTGACTGCGTTAAATATAGGGTGGGGAGCGCAGACTAGCGATACCTGTATTaccaagttgcatgaccgagaaatctATGTTTTATGTCCCCGGTATCGCAATTACAAGTGCCACAGAGGCGGCCTCTTCATGTTCAATGATCGGGCTCTTCACTGAACGGTGCCATCTACTCCCCTttgctctgagtgacagctctagcatCCCACCAAGAGACCACTAGAGACCGTCAGCGCAGAGAGTGTGCCAGAGACATCAAAACTTAGATTTCTTGGTTatgcaaaaaaaacatacatttaggttttattcacacgaacgtgtccaatTGGAGTCCAAAAGAACGAACAGTTTTTCATTTATATGAAGAACAGAtgtttgaatagccccattgacttgtaaGGGTCAGTGTGCCCTCTGTTGTTAAAAAGGACAACACACTGACAAGaaatacgttcatgtgaataaggccttaaaagggttatccgggttatttaaaattgatggcatattcttaggataagccatcactatcagatcggtgggtgtccgatctaagtgaatgggacagtggtgcaatatcTTGCATGGCCGCTACAAATGTAACAACGCGTGCAAGTGCTAATGGAGAGAAGAACCATGCAAATAATGACGAGGATGTGCCGCTCGTGCAACCCCTTAACCAGGTGATCGGTGGCGGTGCtgacagtcggacccccaccgatctaatattgatgttcTTATGctaaggataagccatcagttttaataacccggataactcctttaacctTAGAAATGAATGCAGAGTGGATATACTTTAGCCATAGGTTTACACAGAAGAAGCCTGTGGGTACATTACAATATGCATTGGTAAACCGTTAAGGTATGCAGGGGTTGATGTCGgacaaggcctcgtgcacacgaccgtgcatttgcgtctgcaatttatccgcatttttgtGGATCAATTGCGAACCATTCATttaatggccccatgcacacaaccgtggcttTCATGGATCTGTGCTGGGGACGCGAATCCGGACCACAgactcaggacatgtcattttgcTGTCTGGATTTGCGGGTTCACACCACTGGTGAAATTGTTATGGATTCGTGAATCCTGAAGATACACAACAAAGGTTTGTTCCCCTCCGATGGACCGCAACAGACTCGTGGttttgtcgtgtgcatgaggccaaacatCTGGTGTGATATGTATGATCTTCGATATATAATGCATGTAGTaaaactcatccacacgctgcaaaaaattctgctgaaaaaagttcataaattgacctgcggtgcgtttttttttattccgcagtcgTTGCTTTTCTTAGTTCAAAAGTTTAAGCTATACAATTGATGctctataatatagtatataacaTCTAGGTCTGCAGTTGTTCAAccactttaggccaggatcacacacaccgttttgacGCAGTCTTTtgagtcaaagccagaagtgaatccaaaaggaaggaaaagtataaagaaaagactgatgcatctccttcctTTTgagtccacttctggctttgactcaAGACTGCGTCAAAAATTTGCTActgaaactgcatgtgtgatcctggcctaaggctgAAATCACACATTGTGatttttgtcaggttttttttttagccaaactcaGGAGTATATACAACATACAGAAGAcctatcagtctttcctttaggCCACATTACACACACTTTTCTTCTTCAGTGTTTTAAAACATGCCAAGAATTTTAAGCATTTTTAATGGAACgtgttttggtggtgtttttttatttagtgcatgcgttttttcctatagagaagcctatggaaaatTCCTAGATAAATTGCCATACTCCATACAGCTTTTTCAAAAAACTACACTGACTCCTAAAACACCAGAAACTAAAAAGCTTTATATGTAGTGTTTTCTATATTTCACTAAAGACTGGATAATAGAATTGTGAACTGCACAGATGACAGCAGGCTGGAAACATGCCGAGTAAGCAGGTTCTCCCACTCTTATctcctgtaaggctgggttcacacgacctattttcagacgtaatggaggcgtttcacGCCTCAAATTACATCCTGGAAAAACGGctcccaatacgttggcaaacatctgcccattacattcaatgggtgttacgatgtactgtgccgacaacctgtcattttacgtgtcgctgtcaaaagacggctcgtaaaattacagcctcgtcaaaagaagtgcaggacacttcttgggacgtttttggaaccgttttctcatagactccaatgaaaacagctcaaaaacgctgcaaaaacccagcgaaaaatgcgagtagctcaaaaaacttctgaaaatcaggggctgttttcccttgaaaacagctccgtattttgagacgtttttgactctacgtgtgaacataccctaacgtgcCGACTTACAGAACAGTTCAAACTTTCTAAGAATGTTTTTTCCTTttgtactgacagcagagaggatGGGCTTATAACTTTGACCTCATCCATGGGAGGGGGTGTACTGTAATAACACAGACATTAGAAGAGAGCTGGAGCAGAGCAGTAGAGGCAGCTAGGGGTTCTACCTGACACACCTGCAGTATTTAAACACATGAACGTTCCACAAGTCATCAAATAATACTGAGTAGGTAAGACCATTTAAGGCATGTCCAGACGTGGCGtgtttcaatgccgcacataatctgcgttgcagattctgttgcggctctgcctaaaatgggcagcaaattgatgcggattagccgttgcgtcttcaggtgaagagtacttcccttctctctatcagtgcaggatagagagaagggacagccctttccctagtaaaagaaattcatacttacccggccgttgtcttggtgacgcgtccctctttcgacatccagcccgacctccctggatgacgcggcagtccatgtgaccgctgcagcttgtgattggccgcagccgtcacttggactgaaacgtcatcccgggaggccggactggaggaagaagcagggagttctcggtaagtaggaacttctatttttttaacacgttgatctatattgtgatcggaagtcactgtccagggtgcagaaacagttactgccgatcgtttaactctttcaacaccctggacagtgactatctcctgacgtcacctagcaatgctcccgtaattatgggtgtacacacggtcacccgtaattacgggagccccattgacttctatgggcctgtccgtgccgtaataacggcccgtgattacaggcgtttttacgttagtgtgcatggggcctcagtctggctgtagacctagaaatacataggtccagccagaatgaagaaatgtcatgttcgtaaaacaaatacgctacgcaacacacataacatctgcggacttcattgcggaattttgaatctccattgaagtcaatggagaaattccgcaacaagtccgctacacgtccgcaacagtcagtgtatgctgcggacaacaaattccgcaccgcagcctatggtccgcagcggagttttccacaacatgtgcacgaacctaactaaaaagcaatggagaaaatgtcagctgcggactggccgcagcggaattccagagcaattctgccacgtctggccatgccattATGACGAAAAGAGGGAAGTTAGGGATGTACAGCAATAAGTAAAAAGGTTCTGCTagatttaacccattagtgaccggcccatagtctttttacgtcgatcactaacgggccttattccgatgccatagactttttacgttgcggcatcggaataagtaaacagagcagggagctgtcaaatggcgtccctgctctgccgtgtgagatcgatattagtatcgatctcacccgtttaacccctcagatgcggtgctcaatagcgagcactgcctctgagtggttttggagagagggagggagctccctctcatcccaccgacacccggcgatacgatcacagagtgtctgtgtctccaatggcagccgggggcctaataaaggcccccgggtctgcctgtaatgaatgcctgctagataatgccggaggcatgacctagcagatgcctgtccgttttaaacggacaggcataatacactgcaatgcagtgtattataaatgcgatcggaccatcgcatagtgaagtcccctaatgggactagtgaaaaaaaaagtttaataaagttaatagaaaaaaaatgaaaaacccactttttccctttagtattaaaaaaacaaaataaagttaaaaagttacacatatttggtatcgccacgtccgtaacgaccccgtctataaatctattacattacttaacccgcacggtgaacgtcgtaaaaaattaaataaaaaacgacggaaaaattgctgttttctgtgaatcctgactttaaaaaaatgtgattaaaaagtgatcaaaaagtcgcatctactccaaaatggtaccaataaaaactacaagtcgtcccacaaaaaaaaagccctcatacgaccgcatcggcgaaaaaataaaaacgttacagctcttcaaatatggagacacaaaaacaaatcatttagaaaaaaaagcgtttttactgtgtaaaagtagtaaaacatacaaaaactaaacAAATATGGTATCGTTGAAatagtaacaacccgctgaataaagttattgtgttatttatactacatggtaaacggcgtagatttaggacgcaaaaaagtgttgaaatttcagatttttttctattcccccccccaaaaaagttaataaaagttaatcaataaatatgtcccccaaaatggtgctattaaaaaatataacttgtcctgcaaaaaacaagaccttatacagctatgtcgacgcaaaaataaaaacgttatagctcttggaatgcgacgattcaaaaacgtaaaaaatagcttggtcattaaggtctaaaataggctggtcattaaggggttaaagtaaactgTGCTCTTAAACAACCCTTTAGATCTTTATAgagtgagactttttttttttcatttgttacaGCAGTAATTTTTCTGCActtttttaattataatttttatCACTATTTCTCTTTTTCGAAGGATGTGTATTGGAACACCTGATATCATATTGTGGTCTGTTTTCGATTGATCCTGCTTATCGTATCTATATTATCGCTGCGATTatacgctgtttttctttttattattgttgaaAACTCAAACATTGTTTTACCATAAAAAACACTTTAGATTTGATCTAttataatctacataaaatgttcAGTAACTTTGGAAATACTTTATTTTTCTTATCTTGCCCCACTGTTGAATTATATAATGGGCCCCATTTCTAAAATCTGACCTTGTTTCCCCTAGAAACTAATCAAAATGCAGCTATCATGTTTCCCATTGTAGTTTAGGAAATTAAAGCTGCACTgtcactggttgctatgggcaacaaggcttgTTTTTCTGTTAGATAGGTTTGTAAAAATGATGCCCATTGTGGTAGGTGTAGGAAAAGCCACCAGAACACCAGAATAACCTGCTCCAGCGTTGTTATCCACTTTATGCAGCAGACGACACCCTATAAACCTATTTCAGTTGCCTATAAAGGGTTGTGTGGATTTTGGAATTCGGCATAATATATTACTGGACAGAATTTTCAAGTGTCAATATTTTGTATAGAACTATTTTGTTTTCATACACAAATAATTAGTAACTATCATAAATATGATCCATAAGTTTATTttgtaaataaatatttttttaatgttgctGATTGTGTTTCTACTATAGGGACGTTATCTCCAGTATCCGGCAAGTGCAACACCTGTTAACCTGACTATGAAAGCAACTTCTGGACCTCAGGAACAAGCTCTGACTACCTCATTGCCTTCTAATGTTAAAAAATACTCCAACGCCGTCTCCTTGTACACCAACCCAGCAATGTCTGAAAATGATCCCTCTCCTCGCCCACTGCTACTCTTCCTTCCTTGGTTGGGCTCAAATGCTCGATCCCTTGGGAAGTATATCCAGCTGTACTTCAACCTGGGCTTTGATGTGTTAGTGGCAGAGACCTCATTATCTCACTTTTTGTGGCCCAAGTTTGGTCTGGAGTATGGAAGACATTTGTCAGATCTCCTAATGGGAGAAAAGGACCTTTGTTCCCGTAAACTCTACCTCCACGCAATGTCTATTGGAGGCTACACATTTGCACAGATGTTGGTGGGGGCTTCCAAGAAACAGCGTGAGATGCTGGAGAGGATTCATGGTCAAGTATTTGACAGCCTTGTGGTTGGCAGCATGGAAAAAATGGCAACAGGTGAATAAGCACCATACCTcaatttaaagagactgtcaccacattataagtgccctatctcctacataaggagatgggtgctgtaatgtaggtgacagcagtggtttttatttagaaaaacaatgtattttcaccatgttaggagcgattttagctttatgctaattagtttcttaatgcccaagtgggcattgtacagaggagtgtatgacgctgaccaatccgtgaccaatcagcgtcatacactcctctccattcatttactccgcgcatagtgatcctgcgttgttcactatgtgctgtcttatactaatatatttacgttactgaagtgtttagacagtgaatagtcattccttccagccaggacgggatgtctactcacaatccctgcacttcattaacgtttgtttggtacttatagcagagcaaagcgtaatctcgctgtaacctgtcatttacattaagattacgcttgctctgctgtaagtaccaaacaaacgttaacgaagtgccgggattgtgagtagacatcccgtcctggctggaaggaatgtctacgtTACTGAAGTATCTTGACAGTGAGTAaatatgttagtataagacagcacatagtgaataacgcagtatcactatgcgcggagtaaatgaatggggagaagtgtatgacgctgattggtcacggattggtcagcgtcatacagtcctctgtacaacgtccacttggtctaaagtaaaaacacgcccacttggg from Rhinoderma darwinii isolate aRhiDar2 chromosome 3, aRhiDar2.hap1, whole genome shotgun sequence carries:
- the LOC142749482 gene encoding transmembrane protein 53-like isoform X1 gives rise to the protein MMTILGSVTCALRYTVYRTASYLRTGRYLQYPASATPVNLTMKATSGPQEQALTTSLPSNVKKYSNAVSLYTNPAMSENDPSPRPLLLFLPWLGSNARSLGKYIQLYFNLGFDVLVAETSLSHFLWPKFGLEYGRHLSDLLMGEKDLCSRKLYLHAMSIGGYTFAQMLVGASKKQREMLERIHGQVFDSLVVGSMEKMATGVARMVSFPFLESLIIRGTLLYFSLLKAHTADYYEKGIQAFSENPVTCPVLFFYCMNDPMSDHTAVDQFLQDWEKKGIEVQGKKWEKSVHAGHLRKHTPEYTEILNNFINGLQARVPKSKL
- the LOC142749482 gene encoding transmembrane protein 53-like isoform X2, translated to MKATSGPQEQALTTSLPSNVKKYSNAVSLYTNPAMSENDPSPRPLLLFLPWLGSNARSLGKYIQLYFNLGFDVLVAETSLSHFLWPKFGLEYGRHLSDLLMGEKDLCSRKLYLHAMSIGGYTFAQMLVGASKKQREMLERIHGQVFDSLVVGSMEKMATGVARMVSFPFLESLIIRGTLLYFSLLKAHTADYYEKGIQAFSENPVTCPVLFFYCMNDPMSDHTAVDQFLQDWEKKGIEVQGKKWEKSVHAGHLRKHTPEYTEILNNFINGLQARVPKSKL